One region of Serinus canaria isolate serCan28SL12 chromosome 25, serCan2020, whole genome shotgun sequence genomic DNA includes:
- the NEUROD4 gene encoding neurogenic differentiation factor 4, translating into MENRGWESREPRGENREPGWRTGDGEPGTENRERRGRREAGKKDREGSGGAGMGSAGTGDAARSYRGCSAGAAGAAGVAERRCRRAPVPRGHRRCLRRPGLAATFPEPAPEPGDPRSAPFALLPALAEERDSAEEEEEEEEEDGEKPKRRGPKKKKMTKARLERFRARRVKANARERTRMHGLNDALDNLRRVMPCYSKTQKLSKIETLRLARNYIWALSEVLESGQTPEGKSFVEMLCKGLSQPTSNLVAGCLQLGPQPLFLEKHEEKPCEPALAGHSFGYQGLPSPPYGSMESHLLHLKPPAFKGLVEASFGSHPSDCSTPPYEGPLTPPLSISGNFSLKQDGSPELEKPFPFVAHYPSVSLAHGHGSHFQGSVPRYEIPLDVAFESFPPHAAGPQLGAIFNE; encoded by the exons ATGGAGAACCGGGGATGGGAGAGCCGGGAACCGAGAGGGGAGAACCGAGAGCCGGGATGGAGAACCGGGGATGGAGAGCCGGGAACCGAGAACCGGGAGCGCCGGGGCCGGAGGGAAGCGGGGAAGAAGGACCGGGAGGGGAGCGGAGGAGCGGGGATGGGCAGCGCCGGCACCGGGGATGCTGCGCGCTCCTACCGGGGATGCTCGGCCGGTGCCGCCGGTGCCGCCGGTGTCGCCGAGCGCCGGTGTCGCCGAGCCCCGGTCCCCCGCGGCCACCGGCGCTGCCTCCGCCGCCCGGGGCTCGCCGCAACTTTCCCCGagccggcaccg GAGCCGGGGGACCCCAGGAGCGCTCCCTTCGCGCTGCTGCCCGCCCTGGCCGAGGAGCGCGACAGcgccgaggaggaggaggaggaggaggaggaggacggcGAGAAGCCCAAGAGGAGGGGCccgaagaagaagaagatgaccaaggccaggctggagcgGTTCCGGGCGCGGCGGGTCAAGGCCAACGCCCGGGAGCGCACGCGGATGCACGGCCTGAACGACGCCCTGGACAACCTGCGCAGGGTCATGCCCTGCTACTCCAAGACGCAGAAGCTCTCCAAGATCGAGACGCTGCGGCTGGCCAGGAACTACATCTGGGCCCTGTCCGAGGTGCTGGAGAGCGGGCAGACGCCCGAGGGGAAGAGCTTCGTGGAGATGCTGTGCAAGGGGCTCTCGCAGCCCACCAGCAACCTGGTGGCcggctgcctgcagctgggcccGCAGCCGCTCTTCCTGGAGAAGCACGAGGAGAAGCCCTGCGAGCCGGCCCTGGCCGGCCACTCCTTCGGCTaccaggggctgcccagccccccCTACGGCTCCATGGAGTCCCACCTGCTGCACCTGAAGCCGCCGGCCTTCAAGGGCCTGGTGGAGGCTTCCTTCGGGAGCCACCCCTCGGACTGCTCCACGCCCCCCTACGAGGGGCCCCTGACGCCGCCCCTGAGCATCAGCGGGAACTTCTCCCTGAAGCAGGACGGCTCCCCCGAGCTGGAGAAGCCCTTCCCCTTCGTGGCCCACTACCCCTCGGTCAGCCTGGCCCACGGGCACGGCTCGCACTTCCAGGGCTCCGTGCCCCGCTACGAGATCCCGCTGGACGTCGCCTTCGAGTCCTTCCCGCCCCACGCGGCCGGGCCCCAGCTCGGCGCCATCTTCAACGAGTAG